GGCACGCACTCGGTCGGGGAAATCGGTGATTACAGTCTCAACCCCCATGCGCAGCAAGGCTTTCGCGCGCTCGGCGTCATTTTCGGTGTACACCGCAAGATGATAGCCACTGTCACGGACCGTCCGGGCCTGTGCTGCATCGAGCGCGTCTGCGCAGACATGAATCGCGTGCACGCCCAGGCCTGCTGCGCGGCTGGCCCAGTCCTCCGGCAAATCCTCGACCAGCAGACCGTAGATCGCGCCGGGCAGAATCTCCATTGCCGCAGCCAGGGACGCATCTTCAAACGAGGAGATGACCAGCCCCGGCACGCCATTGGCGCGCCCCCGGAGAAGATGGTCGGCGACAACGCGCCCGGTCTGATGCTCGAAACCGGCTGCGGGCTTGATCTCCAGATTCACCGCCAGACCAAGGGCCGCACAGCGCGCGAGCGCCTCGTCCAGCGTCGGCAGCCGTTCGGCGGCAAAGGGCGCATCAAACCAGCTGCCGGCATCGAGCTTGCGCAACTGCGCCAGCGTGTGACGACTCACCTCACCGTGGCCACTTGTCGTTCGCTCCAGCGTTTCGTCGTGAATCAGCAGCGGAAAGCCGTCTGCGCTGAGCATGACATCGAACTCGACGCCGCGACAACCATGCTTCACCGCAACCTCAAGCCCGGCCAGCGTGTTCTCCGGCGCTAGCGCGCCGCCGCAGCGATGCGCCAGCACCTGAGGCAGAGGCCACAGCAGCACTTGGATCAGCTCCCGGCAGCGCGCACCACGGCGTTGTCGAGTGCTTCCTTGGCCGCCTTGCGGTCGGCCCAGACGCCTGCAAGCTCTTCGTCGATGATGCGCCTCACCTTCTCGCGCCCCACGACCGGCTGTGCGGCCGAGTCACCCGTCACCGGCTTGTTGGTAAGCTGGCCGACCGCCACCTTGATGTTCTCAAGATCGGTTCCGAGCAGTTCGCTGCGCGAGGCCAGCAGACCCGCACGATTCAGGGGCAGATAACCCGTTTCGCGCTGCCAGACGACCTGGTTTTCAGGCTGCAGCCAGAAGCTGACGAACTTCGCGACACCCTTGTACTCGGCCGCCTTCTTTCCTGCCGCAACCCACATGGCCGGGCCGTCGGCGAGCGTGTTTTGCGGCGCACCCGGAAAATCGTCGTAGTACGGCAACTGCGCCACACCGACATCGATCGTGCCCTTGCTGCGGAATCCGGCCCAGCTGTTGGACGGGGCCGCAATGACCGCGCATTCGCCGCTGGCAAAATGCTGCCCGGCTTCGTTGCCACGCTCGAACACCTGCAGGTAACGCGCCCGGTGCCAACTCGCCATCATCGCGACGTGCTTGACCTGGAACATGCCGTTGAACGACGGTGCGGACACTTTTCCGCGCATCGCTGCAACCGGTTCGTTGTGCCACGCGCTGAGGTTCTCCACCATCACCCGGCCCGGCTCAGCCACCGTATAGGGGCAGGTATGTCCGGCATCGGCGAGGCGGCCGAGGACGGTCTGAAGATCGAACCACGTTGCCACGCTGGTGGTTTCCGGATTCATCCCGGCACGCCGCAGTGCATCGCGGTTCAGGAACAGCACCGGCGTCGACAGGCCGATCGGAAGCGCCAGCAGCTGGCCTTTGGAATCCACCGGGGTGCGCGTCATCATTGCGGGCGGGCGCAGCGTCTGCAGCGCGCTGCCGGTTTCC
This genomic interval from Parazoarcus communis contains the following:
- the ugpQ gene encoding glycerophosphodiester phosphodiesterase, with translation MLLWPLPQVLAHRCGGALAPENTLAGLEVAVKHGCRGVEFDVMLSADGFPLLIHDETLERTTSGHGEVSRHTLAQLRKLDAGSWFDAPFAAERLPTLDEALARCAALGLAVNLEIKPAAGFEHQTGRVVADHLLRGRANGVPGLVISSFEDASLAAAMEILPGAIYGLLVEDLPEDWASRAAGLGVHAIHVCADALDAAQARTVRDSGYHLAVYTENDAERAKALLRMGVETVITDFPDRVRASDMFPA
- a CDS encoding extracellular solute-binding protein, coding for MHSFVSRFGFRRALGIGAMSVLAVASHAVAAAPAKPAEVQQIELFQRLPEEGAASLKALVERFNAQSKEYQVVLSEQDWKSANAPHLMILEGDDEERFLAGKPRFKPLHAVMKETGSALQTLRPPAMMTRTPVDSKGQLLALPIGLSTPVLFLNRDALRRAGMNPETTSVATWFDLQTVLGRLADAGHTCPYTVAEPGRVMVENLSAWHNEPVAAMRGKVSAPSFNGMFQVKHVAMMASWHRARYLQVFERGNEAGQHFASGECAVIAAPSNSWAGFRSKGTIDVGVAQLPYYDDFPGAPQNTLADGPAMWVAAGKKAAEYKGVAKFVSFWLQPENQVVWQRETGYLPLNRAGLLASRSELLGTDLENIKVAVGQLTNKPVTGDSAAQPVVGREKVRRIIDEELAGVWADRKAAKEALDNAVVRAAGS